The following coding sequences lie in one Neptunomonas phycophila genomic window:
- a CDS encoding uridine kinase, whose amino-acid sequence MDTYTELANILRHRMASLAHNQQLWIGLAGAPGSGKSTIAQELKAQIGEQLLVIPQDGYHYYRHELDTMDNPTYMHVRRGASFTFNADKLVADLVTARQKGEGCFPSFDHGVGDPVENDIHLSRQHRVIIVEGSFLLLDESPWCNLKTHVFDESWFINISLDESNRRVTGRHVSLGLTPEQASQRVAANDVINAELITKVSPANADRLICI is encoded by the coding sequence ATGGATACATATACTGAATTAGCCAACATTCTTCGTCATCGTATGGCGAGCTTGGCGCATAACCAGCAACTGTGGATTGGTTTAGCCGGAGCGCCCGGCAGCGGGAAAAGTACGATCGCACAGGAGTTAAAAGCACAAATCGGTGAGCAACTGTTGGTGATTCCCCAAGACGGCTATCACTATTATCGCCATGAACTCGATACTATGGATAATCCCACTTATATGCATGTAAGGCGGGGAGCGTCTTTTACGTTCAATGCCGACAAGCTAGTGGCTGACTTAGTAACGGCACGCCAGAAAGGGGAAGGTTGTTTCCCGAGTTTTGACCACGGCGTTGGTGATCCTGTCGAGAATGATATACACCTCTCTCGCCAGCACCGTGTCATCATTGTTGAAGGCAGTTTTTTATTGTTGGATGAGTCACCGTGGTGCAATCTTAAAACGCACGTGTTTGATGAAAGCTGGTTTATCAATATTTCGCTGGATGAGTCAAACCGTCGTGTTACAGGCCGTCATGTGAGTCTTGGCTTGACCCCAGAACAGGCTAGCCAGCGAGTCGCTGCTAATGATGTAATCAACGCTGAATTAATAACAAAAGTTTCTCCCGCCAATGCTGATCGTTTGATTTGTATTTAA
- a CDS encoding D-2-hydroxyacid dehydrogenase family protein: MKIAVLDDYQNAVVNLDCFSVLQGHEVMVLNETYTDIDALAQKLAGVEALVLIRERTVISEALLSKLPALKLISQTGKVSNHIDVALCKRYGVAVAEGVGSPVAPAELCWGLIMAASRHIPAYCDQLSQGYWQQSGGEGSSLGLGRTLSGLTLGIWGYGKIGQRIARFAQAFDMNVLVWGREPSRIKAEADGWQVANSKAAFFADADVLSLHLRLNEATKGCVTAADLARMKADSLFVNTSRAELVEPGALLQELIRKPTKRAAIDVYDIEPATLQNEPLLSLPNALCSPHLGYVEKNSYELYFNIAFENVVAFANAQPQNIAH; this comes from the coding sequence ATGAAAATAGCTGTGCTAGATGATTACCAAAATGCGGTAGTCAACCTCGATTGTTTTTCTGTGTTGCAAGGTCACGAAGTGATGGTGCTAAATGAAACTTATACGGATATTGATGCGTTGGCGCAGAAGTTAGCCGGTGTCGAAGCCTTGGTTTTGATCCGCGAGCGAACTGTCATTAGTGAAGCGCTTTTATCCAAGCTTCCCGCCCTAAAATTGATTAGCCAAACAGGCAAAGTCAGCAACCATATCGATGTAGCCTTATGCAAACGATATGGCGTAGCCGTTGCCGAAGGCGTTGGCTCACCAGTGGCGCCTGCTGAGTTATGCTGGGGGCTAATAATGGCTGCATCACGACATATCCCGGCTTATTGTGATCAGTTGTCACAGGGGTATTGGCAGCAATCGGGTGGGGAAGGTTCTTCTCTTGGCTTAGGGCGAACCTTGAGCGGCTTAACTTTGGGTATTTGGGGATACGGTAAAATAGGTCAGCGTATAGCTCGTTTTGCACAGGCATTTGATATGAATGTATTGGTGTGGGGGCGAGAGCCGTCGCGTATAAAGGCCGAAGCTGATGGCTGGCAAGTGGCTAACAGTAAGGCAGCGTTTTTTGCCGATGCTGATGTGTTGAGTCTACACTTACGCCTTAATGAGGCTACCAAAGGGTGTGTGACCGCGGCTGATTTAGCACGAATGAAAGCAGACTCTTTGTTCGTTAATACCAGCCGTGCAGAATTGGTTGAGCCAGGCGCATTATTGCAGGAGTTAATCCGCAAGCCGACTAAGCGAGCAGCCATTGATGTATATGATATAGAGCCCGCAACGCTACAGAATGAACCTCTGTTATCTCTGCCTAATGCACTATGTTCGCCACACCTTGGCTATGTCGAGAAAAACAGTTACGAGCTTTACTTCAATATTGCTTTTGAAAATGTGGTGGCCTTTGCTAATGCACAACCGCAGAACATAGCACACTAA
- the lnt gene encoding apolipoprotein N-acyltransferase: MPFYGRALLALFAGGLTPLAFAPFHWWPLILVTPALLFLLLKDQTIKQSTWLGWLFGLGLFGTGVSWVYVSIHTFGGTPMVFAVLMTAAFAAGLALFFALQTYLYARWFSRPGFTVAGFIGTWILFEWLRSWVFTGFPWLYLGYALLDTPFDATAPIGGVWLVSLISVTLSTCFCALLTTREIAQRILCAITISVLCLTPLLERDWTSPVGKPFDVDVVQANIPQNQKWDPSYLPDFLMRYVNLTHEQTRAPVVVWPETAIPALFSEASPYVYMLISEMEKDGRTLISGIPSLVLDAESPDGYRMYNSLAVLTGDGDLYHKQRLVPFGEYVPFQDVMRKIGGFFDLPMSSFSLPAPEQDPLNTDSMAIAAAICYEIAYPELVRVMAMKSDWLVTVSNDTWFSHTIAPAQHLQIAQMRALENGRWLVRSTNNGLTAIIDDKGKISMQIPPYQEAVLHGSIQKRTGITPYQRWGVAPVLVISFVLLMIAYGWRKNRAQ, encoded by the coding sequence ATGCCTTTTTACGGGCGCGCCTTATTGGCATTGTTTGCTGGCGGGTTAACACCGCTGGCCTTTGCTCCTTTTCACTGGTGGCCGCTCATTCTCGTCACACCAGCTCTCCTTTTTTTATTACTCAAAGACCAAACCATTAAACAATCTACATGGCTTGGCTGGCTATTTGGCTTGGGCTTGTTTGGTACGGGTGTTTCTTGGGTGTATGTCAGCATTCATACCTTTGGCGGCACCCCAATGGTGTTTGCCGTGCTCATGACCGCCGCATTTGCGGCTGGGCTGGCGCTATTTTTTGCATTACAAACTTACTTGTATGCGCGCTGGTTTTCCCGCCCGGGCTTTACCGTCGCCGGGTTTATAGGTACTTGGATACTATTCGAATGGCTACGCAGCTGGGTGTTCACGGGCTTCCCATGGCTGTATCTAGGTTATGCCCTATTAGACACTCCCTTTGACGCTACAGCACCTATCGGTGGAGTTTGGCTAGTGAGCCTAATATCCGTCACGCTCAGCACCTGCTTTTGTGCATTATTAACCACTCGCGAGATCGCACAGCGCATTTTATGTGCAATAACAATTTCGGTACTGTGCCTGACACCATTGCTAGAACGAGATTGGACCTCTCCCGTCGGCAAGCCTTTTGATGTCGATGTGGTGCAGGCAAACATACCGCAAAATCAGAAATGGGATCCGAGCTACCTTCCGGATTTTTTAATGCGCTACGTTAATCTCACTCATGAGCAAACACGAGCGCCGGTAGTTGTTTGGCCTGAAACGGCTATACCAGCCCTGTTTAGTGAAGCATCACCTTATGTATACATGCTGATATCCGAGATGGAAAAAGACGGGCGCACGCTAATCAGCGGTATTCCGTCACTTGTACTGGATGCCGAAAGCCCGGATGGGTACCGCATGTATAATAGTTTGGCCGTGTTAACCGGCGATGGCGATCTCTACCATAAACAGCGCTTAGTGCCCTTTGGTGAATATGTGCCGTTTCAAGATGTCATGCGAAAAATTGGCGGGTTCTTTGATTTGCCGATGTCGAGCTTTAGCTTACCTGCTCCCGAACAAGACCCACTAAACACCGATTCCATGGCTATCGCCGCTGCTATCTGTTACGAGATTGCCTACCCCGAACTGGTGCGCGTCATGGCAATGAAAAGCGATTGGCTCGTAACAGTCTCGAATGACACCTGGTTTAGCCACACCATCGCGCCTGCACAGCATTTACAAATAGCCCAGATGCGAGCACTGGAAAACGGCCGCTGGCTGGTGCGTAGCACTAATAATGGTTTAACGGCCATTATTGATGATAAAGGGAAAATCAGTATGCAAATCCCTCCGTATCAAGAAGCCGTATTACATGGATCTATCCAAAAACGAACAGGTATTACCCCTTATCAACGCTGGGGCGTAGCTCCTGTACTTGTCATCAGCTTTGTTTTGCTGATGATTGCTTATGGCTGGCGCAAAAACAGGGCACAGTAA
- a CDS encoding HlyC/CorC family transporter → MSEDRSAQPRSWFGRLTQAFSDEPKTRQDVLELLREATEENVLDYEALNIIEGAMQVSEMQVRDIMIPRSQMAVVNAEQTPKEFLPLIISSAHSRFPVIGESPDEVIGVLLAKDLLPLIIEDNQEEFDIYSKLRKATFIPESKRLNTLLKEFRATRNHMAIVIDEYGSIAGLVTIEDVLEQIVGEIEDEHDVNDSEGNIRPFDENAYIVKALTEIEDFNEYFDASIPDDEFDTIGGIVTRRFGHLPRKDEEVTIDGFVFKVLSSDTRRIRLLQVKRK, encoded by the coding sequence ATGAGTGAAGATCGATCGGCACAACCCCGAAGTTGGTTCGGGCGCCTTACCCAAGCTTTTTCTGATGAACCTAAAACACGTCAAGACGTGTTGGAATTGCTGCGCGAAGCAACCGAGGAAAACGTCCTTGATTACGAAGCGTTAAACATCATAGAAGGCGCCATGCAGGTGTCCGAAATGCAAGTTCGGGATATCATGATCCCGCGCTCACAGATGGCTGTAGTTAATGCAGAGCAAACGCCCAAAGAGTTTCTTCCACTGATCATTTCTAGCGCCCACTCGCGCTTCCCCGTGATTGGCGAATCTCCTGACGAAGTTATAGGGGTGTTACTGGCAAAAGATCTGCTCCCGCTTATTATCGAAGACAACCAAGAAGAATTCGATATTTATAGCAAGCTTCGCAAAGCAACGTTTATCCCTGAAAGCAAACGCTTAAATACATTGCTCAAGGAGTTTCGTGCTACCCGTAATCACATGGCTATCGTCATTGATGAATACGGTAGTATTGCTGGCCTGGTTACCATTGAAGATGTTCTTGAACAAATCGTCGGTGAGATAGAAGATGAGCACGACGTCAACGACAGCGAAGGTAATATTCGCCCCTTTGATGAAAACGCTTACATCGTAAAAGCTCTAACCGAAATTGAAGACTTTAACGAGTATTTTGATGCTTCCATTCCCGATGACGAGTTCGATACCATTGGCGGCATAGTCACTCGACGCTTTGGGCACTTACCGCGCAAAGACGAAGAAGTCACGATTGATGGATTTGTGTTCAAAGTTTTATCATCGGACACGCGCCGGATTCGTTTATTACAGGTTAAACGTAAATAA
- the ybeY gene encoding rRNA maturation RNase YbeY, whose translation MSLYVDIQREADASDIPNDAEFSQWVTLALKGRRGRGEICIRIVEPDESQTLNNSYRGKDAPTNVLSFPFEAPPGVPNDIIGDLAICADIVRQEAQEQKKPLLHHWAHMVIHGCLHLIGFDHINDSEAQEMEALETELLATLNIPDPYLQGE comes from the coding sequence ATGAGCCTCTACGTTGATATTCAACGCGAAGCCGACGCCAGCGACATCCCTAATGATGCTGAGTTTAGCCAATGGGTAACCTTGGCACTGAAAGGCCGACGCGGTCGTGGTGAAATTTGCATACGCATTGTTGAGCCCGATGAGAGCCAAACACTTAACAATAGCTACCGCGGCAAAGACGCTCCGACTAACGTTTTGTCTTTCCCGTTTGAAGCACCACCGGGTGTTCCTAACGATATTATTGGCGATTTGGCCATTTGTGCTGATATTGTTCGCCAAGAAGCTCAAGAGCAAAAAAAGCCACTATTGCACCATTGGGCGCACATGGTTATCCATGGCTGCTTGCATCTTATCGGATTCGACCATATAAATGACTCCGAAGCACAAGAAATGGAAGCGTTAGAAACAGAGCTACTCGCTACCTTAAATATTCCTGACCCTTATCTTCAAGGAGAATGA
- a CDS encoding PhoH family protein yields the protein MTNTSNQDVKFLLTPYDADALASLCGQLNAHLKLIESRLKVSIHNRSNEFQVTGPTELVEPVATLLKQLYSDALNGHALTPESVHLHLQQSGIEQRVAAQTDNTSGVEVDVVIRTRKVQIKPRGPNQQGYIRSVWAHDINFGIGPAGTGKTYLAVACAVEALEREEIDRILLVRPAVEAGEKLGFLPGDLSQKVDPYLRPLYDALYEMLGVEKVAKLIERNIIEIAPLAYMRGRTLNNSFVILDESQNTTREQMKMFLTRIGFGSTAVITGDVTQVDLPKGTYSGLKHAIEVLDGVKGIGFTHFSSKDVVRHPLVQHIVEAYDRFDKKHNNENHL from the coding sequence ATGACCAACACATCCAATCAGGACGTTAAATTTCTATTAACGCCTTATGACGCTGACGCACTGGCTAGCCTGTGCGGTCAGCTCAACGCGCACCTTAAGTTGATTGAATCTCGACTTAAGGTCAGCATTCACAACCGCAGCAACGAATTTCAAGTAACCGGTCCAACCGAGTTAGTCGAACCCGTTGCCACACTGTTAAAGCAACTGTATTCCGACGCGTTAAATGGCCATGCGCTAACACCCGAGTCTGTGCATTTGCATTTACAGCAATCTGGTATCGAGCAACGCGTGGCAGCGCAAACTGATAACACGAGCGGTGTGGAAGTCGATGTTGTAATACGCACCCGCAAAGTACAGATCAAACCGCGCGGGCCCAATCAACAAGGTTATATCCGCTCGGTGTGGGCACATGATATTAATTTTGGTATTGGCCCTGCCGGTACAGGTAAAACTTACCTTGCTGTAGCCTGCGCCGTTGAGGCATTAGAGCGAGAAGAGATTGATCGTATACTGCTTGTGCGGCCTGCCGTGGAAGCGGGCGAAAAGCTGGGTTTTTTACCTGGTGATTTATCACAGAAGGTCGATCCTTATTTACGTCCGCTTTACGATGCTTTGTATGAAATGCTGGGTGTCGAAAAGGTTGCCAAGTTAATCGAACGAAACATTATTGAGATTGCGCCATTAGCCTACATGCGCGGCCGTACTCTTAATAACTCGTTTGTTATCCTTGATGAAAGCCAAAACACCACGCGTGAACAGATGAAAATGTTCCTCACGCGTATCGGCTTTGGCTCAACCGCCGTTATCACTGGCGATGTGACTCAAGTCGATTTACCTAAGGGCACCTATTCTGGCCTCAAGCACGCTATTGAGGTACTCGACGGCGTTAAAGGTATTGGTTTTACGCATTTCTCATCTAAAGACGTAGTGCGTCATCCGTTGGTTCAGCATATTGTTGAAGCCTACGACCGATTTGATAAAAAGCACAATAACGAGAACCATCTATGA
- the miaB gene encoding tRNA (N6-isopentenyl adenosine(37)-C2)-methylthiotransferase MiaB produces MAKKLFIKTHGCQMNEYDSSRMADLLGESHALELTDNPDDADVLLLNTCSIREKAQEKVFHQLGRWKKLKAKRPDLLIGVGGCVASQEGDKILGRAPYVDMIFGPQTLHRLPEMIDLTHEGKSGIVDVTFPEIEKFDALPAPKVEGAEAFVSVMEGCSKYCTFCVVPYTRGEEVSRPMNDVIAECIELAEQGVREVNLLGQNVNAYRGELDDGDYADLAELIRNVAAIEGIDRIRFTTSHPVEFTDSLIEAYADVPELVSHLHLPVQSGSDRILMAMKRGHTVLEYKSKIRRLLKVRPDLSMSSDFIIGFPGETDADFEATMNLIQEINFDTSFSFIYSRRPGTPASDLPDTVTEETKKQRLEILQSRIIQQAMQISRRMVDSTQRILVNGYSKKDPGMLSGRTENNRVVNFRCSNPDLIGHFADVKIVEAYANSLIGELISSELDTIQ; encoded by the coding sequence ATGGCGAAGAAGCTATTTATTAAAACTCATGGCTGTCAAATGAACGAGTATGATTCCTCCCGTATGGCGGACTTACTAGGTGAAAGCCATGCATTGGAATTAACCGACAACCCGGATGATGCCGATGTTCTGCTGCTAAACACCTGTTCAATAAGGGAAAAAGCACAGGAGAAAGTTTTCCACCAGCTAGGCCGCTGGAAAAAGCTTAAAGCGAAACGTCCCGATTTATTAATTGGTGTTGGTGGGTGTGTCGCCAGCCAAGAAGGCGATAAAATTTTAGGACGTGCACCGTATGTGGATATGATCTTTGGTCCGCAAACCTTGCACCGTTTGCCAGAGATGATCGACCTCACACATGAAGGCAAAAGCGGCATTGTTGACGTAACCTTCCCTGAAATCGAGAAATTTGACGCCCTACCGGCTCCAAAGGTAGAAGGCGCGGAAGCATTTGTTTCGGTTATGGAAGGCTGCAGCAAGTACTGCACGTTCTGTGTTGTACCTTATACTCGTGGTGAAGAAGTTAGCCGCCCCATGAACGATGTAATCGCCGAGTGCATCGAACTTGCAGAGCAAGGCGTGCGTGAAGTTAACCTTTTGGGCCAAAACGTTAACGCCTACCGTGGCGAACTAGATGACGGCGATTATGCTGATCTAGCCGAGCTTATCCGTAACGTTGCGGCAATTGAGGGTATTGACCGTATCCGCTTTACGACATCGCACCCCGTTGAATTTACGGATAGCTTAATCGAAGCCTATGCGGATGTCCCTGAGCTAGTGAGTCATTTACACTTACCGGTGCAATCGGGTTCAGACCGTATTTTGATGGCCATGAAGCGCGGCCATACGGTATTAGAGTACAAATCTAAAATCCGTCGTCTGTTAAAAGTGCGCCCTGATCTGAGCATGTCCTCTGACTTTATCATTGGCTTCCCGGGTGAGACAGACGCCGACTTTGAAGCGACGATGAACCTGATCCAAGAGATCAACTTCGATACCTCTTTCAGCTTCATTTACAGCCGCCGTCCGGGGACACCGGCTTCTGACTTACCGGACACGGTCACAGAAGAAACCAAAAAACAGCGCCTAGAAATTCTGCAAAGCCGTATTATCCAGCAAGCCATGCAAATCAGCCGTCGTATGGTCGATTCTACCCAACGCATTTTGGTGAATGGATACTCGAAGAAGGACCCAGGCATGCTTTCAGGTCGTACTGAAAACAACCGTGTGGTTAACTTCCGCTGCAGCAATCCTGATCTTATCGGCCACTTTGCCGACGTGAAGATTGTCGAAGCCTATGCCAATTCCTTGATCGGAGAGCTCATTAGCTCCGAACTTGATACGATTCAGTAA
- a CDS encoding DUF1820 family protein has protein sequence MAVAKQDHIYRVVFLNQDKVYEIFVKNVYQSDMWGFIEIEDFIFGSRSDVLVDPSEDKLKQQFEGVNRSYIPMQAIVRIDEVKKEGVAKITDIKGNVSAFPIMPPPSKP, from the coding sequence ATGGCGGTTGCTAAACAAGATCATATCTATCGTGTCGTGTTCTTAAATCAAGACAAGGTATACGAAATCTTTGTTAAAAATGTGTATCAGAGTGATATGTGGGGGTTTATTGAAATAGAAGACTTTATTTTTGGAAGCCGTTCAGACGTGCTTGTTGATCCGAGTGAGGATAAGCTCAAGCAGCAATTTGAGGGGGTTAACCGTAGCTATATCCCTATGCAAGCGATTGTACGCATCGATGAAGTCAAAAAAGAAGGCGTGGCCAAAATAACTGACATAAAAGGTAATGTAAGTGCGTTTCCTATTATGCCGCCACCTTCCAAACCATAG
- the epmB gene encoding EF-P beta-lysylation protein EpmB produces the protein MISLHNLAEFDWQTHLKQAVTRLDTLLEAVELTANDVDISEEAARSFALKVPLTYLARIKKGDPNDPLLLQVLPQKAEMESFPGYSHDPLAEMVSNPAPGLIHKYQGRVLFIVSGACAINCRYCFRRHFPYEDQQLSGDQWQQVLTYLRNDPSISEVIFSGGDPLATSDNRLDRMISDLEAIPHLERLRIHTRLPVVIPQRVTDQLAQRLAQSRFKTVCVLHINHPNEIDDAVGQATLKLRDARVTVLNQAVLLKNINDNAAILHQLSLRLFDYAILPYYLFLLDKVEGAAHFDIDDEAAASLVRQLQATLPGYLVPRLAREVPGKPSKTWIAF, from the coding sequence ATGATTTCACTCCACAACCTCGCCGAATTTGATTGGCAAACACATTTAAAGCAGGCGGTCACCCGTTTAGACACCCTACTAGAGGCCGTTGAATTAACGGCCAACGATGTGGATATCAGCGAAGAGGCCGCCCGTAGCTTTGCACTTAAAGTACCGCTTACGTATCTAGCGCGTATAAAAAAAGGCGACCCAAACGATCCTTTACTGCTGCAAGTACTACCCCAAAAAGCGGAGATGGAATCCTTTCCTGGGTATTCGCACGACCCGTTAGCCGAGATGGTCAGCAACCCTGCTCCGGGGCTTATCCACAAATACCAAGGCCGCGTTCTCTTTATTGTGAGCGGCGCGTGTGCCATTAACTGCCGTTATTGTTTTAGACGGCATTTCCCTTACGAAGATCAACAACTTAGCGGTGATCAGTGGCAGCAAGTACTTACTTATTTACGCAATGATCCTTCTATTAGCGAGGTTATCTTCTCGGGCGGTGACCCGCTGGCTACCAGCGATAATCGCTTAGACCGGATGATCAGCGATCTAGAAGCTATCCCTCATCTGGAGCGTTTACGGATACATACACGCTTACCTGTGGTGATCCCGCAACGTGTGACCGATCAGTTAGCACAACGGCTGGCACAGTCGCGTTTTAAAACGGTTTGTGTTTTACACATCAACCATCCTAACGAAATTGATGATGCCGTAGGCCAAGCTACTTTAAAATTACGTGATGCTCGTGTTACCGTGCTCAACCAAGCCGTCTTGCTGAAAAATATTAACGATAACGCAGCGATTCTTCATCAATTAAGCTTACGCTTATTTGACTACGCTATACTGCCTTACTATCTATTCTTGTTAGATAAGGTAGAGGGCGCTGCGCACTTCGATATTGATGATGAGGCGGCGGCCAGTTTGGTTCGGCAATTACAAGCGACACTCCCCGGCTATTTGGTTCCACGTTTAGCCAGAGAGGTGCCTGGAAAACCGTCTAAAACATGGATTGCTTTTTAG
- the efp gene encoding elongation factor P, whose protein sequence is MATYSPNQLKNGLKVMLDGDPCAIQDLDFVKPGKGQAFTRAKLRNLLTGRVWERTFKANESLEGADIMDRDMDYSYFDGDMYYFMDPVSFEQHAADTAAVGDAIKWLKENDTCQVTLWNDNPIAVTPPNFVELEVTETDPGLKGDTAQGGTKPATLSTGAVVRVPLFIEIGQVLKIDTRSGEYVSRA, encoded by the coding sequence ATGGCAACTTACTCACCAAACCAGCTCAAGAATGGCCTTAAAGTTATGCTAGATGGCGATCCATGCGCTATTCAAGATCTGGACTTCGTAAAGCCTGGTAAAGGGCAAGCGTTCACCCGCGCTAAATTGCGTAACCTATTAACAGGGCGCGTGTGGGAGCGTACATTCAAAGCGAACGAATCCTTAGAAGGCGCGGATATCATGGACCGCGATATGGATTACTCGTACTTCGACGGTGACATGTATTACTTCATGGACCCAGTATCGTTTGAGCAGCACGCCGCAGACACCGCCGCTGTGGGCGATGCTATTAAATGGCTAAAAGAGAACGACACCTGCCAAGTTACCCTGTGGAACGACAACCCGATTGCCGTAACACCGCCTAACTTTGTTGAGTTAGAAGTAACCGAAACAGACCCAGGCCTAAAAGGTGATACGGCGCAAGGCGGAACTAAGCCTGCAACGTTAAGCACTGGCGCTGTGGTACGTGTACCATTGTTTATCGAAATAGGCCAAGTGCTTAAAATCGATACACGCTCTGGTGAATACGTTAGCCGCGCATAA
- the epmA gene encoding EF-P lysine aminoacylase EpmA: MNSHWQPTAPIAHLQKRADILAQIRRYFANQQVWEVDAAVMSQAAVSDPFIDSLEVAYRPFPEAEATQCYLQTSPEYAMKRLLAAGSGDIYQMGKVFRNGEVGRIHNPEFTMLEWYRLGMDDTQLMDDVEALVTSILGIPPIRRCTYTRIFAEKTGLDIHNDDNQTLADYARAHIDVDIATDDRDGWLNLIMSHFIEPTLIDEPIFVTEYPASQSALARVRPDANGIPVAARFELFIGGMELANGYHELTDPAEQQRRLAADQATRVSLNLPQRPLETRLVDALTQGLPDCAGVALGVDRLVMLAQGTDRIDQVIPFPFERA; encoded by the coding sequence ATGAATTCACACTGGCAACCAACGGCTCCTATCGCACATCTACAAAAACGCGCCGACATTCTCGCGCAAATCCGCCGTTACTTTGCTAATCAGCAGGTCTGGGAAGTGGATGCCGCCGTGATGTCGCAGGCCGCTGTGAGTGATCCTTTTATTGATTCGTTAGAAGTTGCTTACCGTCCTTTTCCCGAAGCAGAGGCAACGCAGTGTTATTTACAAACGTCACCAGAATATGCCATGAAACGGCTGCTCGCCGCGGGCAGTGGTGATATCTATCAAATGGGTAAAGTCTTTCGTAACGGCGAAGTAGGGCGCATCCATAACCCCGAATTCACCATGCTGGAATGGTATCGCTTAGGCATGGACGACACACAGTTGATGGATGATGTGGAAGCCTTAGTCACCTCTATACTGGGCATCCCGCCTATTCGTCGATGCACTTACACACGCATCTTTGCTGAAAAAACCGGCCTAGATATCCATAACGACGACAACCAAACCCTAGCAGACTACGCCCGCGCGCATATCGATGTGGATATCGCCACCGACGATCGTGATGGCTGGCTCAACCTCATTATGTCGCACTTTATCGAACCAACCTTAATCGATGAACCCATCTTCGTAACCGAGTACCCCGCCTCACAATCGGCACTCGCCCGCGTACGCCCAGACGCCAACGGCATCCCCGTTGCGGCCCGCTTTGAGCTGTTCATTGGCGGCATGGAACTCGCCAACGGCTACCACGAACTGACCGACCCAGCTGAACAGCAACGCCGTTTAGCAGCAGACCAAGCGACACGTGTTAGCTTAAACCTCCCGCAACGCCCGTTAGAAACACGGCTGGTAGACGCATTAACACAAGGCTTACCGGATTGTGCAGGAGTTGCATTAGGCGTGGATCGGTTAGTCATGCTGGCGCAGGGCACGGATAGGATTGATCAAGTCATCCCGTTTCCGTTTGAAAGGGCGTAA
- a CDS encoding Txe/YoeB family addiction module toxin: MKLTFSSRAWEEYLYWQKTDKAMVKRINTLIKDSSRDPFEGIGKPEPLKHGLSGYWSRRINDEHRFVYKVSDGGLLIAQLRYHYEY, from the coding sequence ATGAAACTAACATTCTCCTCTAGGGCATGGGAAGAGTACTTATATTGGCAGAAAACAGACAAGGCTATGGTGAAACGGATCAATACCTTAATCAAAGATTCCTCTCGTGACCCCTTTGAAGGCATAGGTAAGCCCGAGCCGCTAAAGCATGGCCTTTCTGGTTATTGGTCTCGTCGTATAAATGATGAGCACCGATTCGTATATAAAGTTTCCGATGGCGGCCTTTTAATCGCTCAGTTGCGCTACCACTACGAATACTGA
- a CDS encoding type II toxin-antitoxin system Phd/YefM family antitoxin has protein sequence MDAISYTAARANLAKTMERVCNDHSPVIITRKSETPVVMVSLEDYQAMQETAYLLRSPANARHLLESIAELEAGKGTERDLME, from the coding sequence ATGGACGCCATAAGCTACACTGCAGCACGAGCGAACCTTGCCAAAACCATGGAAAGGGTCTGTAACGACCACTCTCCTGTGATTATTACCAGAAAGAGCGAAACACCGGTGGTAATGGTCTCCCTCGAAGACTACCAGGCTATGCAAGAGACCGCCTACCTTCTCCGCTCCCCAGCAAATGCTAGACATCTGCTTGAATCCATTGCTGAGCTCGAAGCCGGAAAAGGTACCGAGAGAGACTTAATGGAATGA